Within the Phycisphaerae bacterium genome, the region CGATTAAACACTTAAGGAAAACCGTGGCCGGTTCCCCGTCATCCGATCCACCCCGAACGCCTCGCCCAACCTCCCCGCCCCCCCACATCCTTGGCCGGAAGGACGCAGACTTGCCGACGATCAACGGCCCCATCGCCATCCCGACGACCGAGCCTGCGATTGAGGCACACGATTCGGCCCGCCGGTTCACAACCACGGCCGGCATCGGCGGCGCGACAAGAGGACCGCTCCCCGCCGGCCAGACGATCCTGGTCACGCCGTCGCTGACCATCTCAGCCCAAACCCGGAACGCACCACCTGACCCTGATCGATGCTCAGTTCGTCGACACGATCCATGTGACGTACCCCGCCTCGACCGGCCACCCGCTGGAGATTGCGGTCGGACCATAAGGGTCCGAAAGAGCGGGTGCAACCAGAGGAGATGGTGTCGGTGTTGCTCAGGGCACGGTGATGACGCGGTTCCAGATTCGGGTACCTTGAAGCTCGTTGAGGCCGACTCGTATTCTCTTGCCGACCAGGTCGCCGGCGTTGTCGATCAGAAACTCTTTGCGAGCGCTCTGCCCCGAGACGATGTTGATGAAGCGGCGACCCATGCGTTTTCGGGCGGGGGCGACGACGTATCCCTCAAAGCTGACCGGTTGGTCGGTGCGGTTGGTCATTGTTTGCTGCACCACGACGCGGGTACCGAGGCGATAGACGTTTACGTTGACGTCGATGTTTTCGAGCCCAAGCTCGAACCATGCCGGCGTGACGATCTGATATCGTTGGTCTGCATCGATCTCGAACTCGCCGACCAAGGGTGTGACCGCAGCCTCGGCGTTGATCGGGAAACGGATCTGTACCGGTGACCGTAACACCTCATTCGGCTGCAGAGCGAAGGGGATGCGATTGGGTCGCACGTCCCAGTCCGGCGGGGTGAGCAGGCGCAGCAGACCGCTGATCGGCTCGTGATAGGTGTTCCGAAAGATCACGTCGCGTTCGTATGCGTCAAAGCTGAACTCCACCATCGGCGGAGCCAGCACGAACTGGCGGCAAAACTCCATCAGCCAGGTTGGAACGTTGATGATGAACGTCGGCACCGGACCGATGGACACGAGCCGGTACTTGCCCAGCGGTTGCAGCGGCCGACGCACGCCCCACAGGTCGACCTGTTCGGCGTTTTCGCCCAGCCACAGCGTATGTTCCCGCCCCCCCGGCGGGGCGTATTCGTCCCAAACCATCATGATCGCCCGGCCGTTGCGATCGAAGAGCATGCATTTGGCCTGCCCGTCGAGGCTGCCGCGTGAAACGGGTTCCGTTCCACCCAGCAAATCGGCGATGGTGCGGAACACCACATAGTCCTCACTCGGGTCGACTTGCGCGGACAGCAGGTCAGCGTGTGCCGCCCAGGGGGCAGTAAGAAAGACGCCGCCTGTTTTCTGAAAATGAGCCTCGACAAGACGGCGCGACAGATCGCTGAGTCGCTGGAGACGCGGATAGCGACCTTCCGGCGGAGCCTCGACGGTGATCCAGGTTCTGGAGCGTTCCTTGTCGAGGAAGGGGGCAAGATGTCTTTCGACATCATCGAGCGGCACGTCGGCCGAAAGCAAAACGGCGTTGTAAGACGCCAACGGCTCAGCGGGCGGCACATACTTTGTGTTGATCGTTGAGGCGAGCAGCGGGTCGGTCATCAAGCTTTTCATCTCACGAACCAGAGCGGGCAGGATCCGCGGATACTTGTGATCCAAAAACGTCGACGCGTCGCCGTCGGCGCCCACCTGCCAGACGTGAATCAAGCCGGCATAACGCGACCAGAGACCTGCGATCAGCGGCTTCCAGCCGATCGGATCCTCGCTGAAGATCTCGAGCATGGAGCGAGTTTGTTCATCCGGTCTTTGGGCACCGGGCGGACAACCGTTGGCCAGAATGCCCACGGGATCGGCCTGCGTCTCGGCGATCATTTCCAGATAGTGATCGATCGCCAGATCCTGTTCGGTGGAGCCTGTGATTTGGCCTGACCACCACACCGGCACCTTGACGAGTTCAGGATGCAGATTCAGAAGCAGGTCGCGTTGTCCAGCCACGACACCCAGGCTCATGTCCTGCAAGACAATGCCGAATCCCCGACCGCTTTCGGTCGGGGGAGTGATTTGCGATGCCAGTCGGACAAAGCCGAGCTTGCGACGCACCAGGTCAGCCCCATCATCGGAAACAACGTCAAGTTCGGCAGTGTATGCTCCCACCGGCAGATTTCGGTAGACGGCTGCTTGCGGCTCAGTCATGTGGGTCGTCCGAACCGAAACGGGGCGCTCTTCGACCACTTGGCCCTCGGCGTCCCTGATGGCCAGCTTGGCCGACAGGTTCAAGCCATCCGGATCGCTGACCTCCGGATGGAGCGTCACCGGTTCCATCTCGGTGAACACGTTGCCGGGTCTGCTCGTTCGGAGACAGACTCGAGGCAGGCGATAAACGGTGATGTCGTCGAACCAGGCAGATCCTTTGATCTCCTGAAACTCAACAGACCGCATGGGTCGGGCGTTGGTGTTCCAAGTGCTTGCCTGGGTCAGCCAGACCGATATCCCAATGTAGCGGGAGTCCGGCACGTTGCCGGGCAGGCCGATCATCAGAGGCACCCATTCCTGAGGCTCACCGGTTCCTCCAAGGAGCTCACTGCACCGCTGCGTTCCCTCGATCACGCGGCCTTTGCGATCCAGGTAACGAGCAGTGACGTATGCTCTTGCCCAGGTCAAAGGTGACGTCTTGCACCAGGCCACTACGAGGTAGTCGCTGTTTGTGCGAACCGATATATCGCGCCCGACATAATGGAACGCGATTGACCCGCCATTAAGGTCGAGTCTGAAGCTGGGCGCACGATCGTGCCCTTCATTGGCGTCGAACTTGCCTTCAAGATAGAGTGGGAAACCTGCAGCCTCGTGCTGCTTCCAGTACATCGGGTACGGGTCGTAATTGCCGAAGCGCTGCTCGTCGAAATCGAAATGTTTGACCACCCTTCGGCCGGCAATCGCCGGACGTTCGATGGGCTCAACGTTCCTATCCGGCTGGGACGTTGCCGTGGTGGTCGCTGTTGAGGCCGGGAGAGACTGAGCGGCAGACTGAAACGTCCAGGGCCCCAGTGTCCCCAAGACTGTAATCCATACTAGTGCCTTTTTCGGCAAGTCAGTTATGCACCGGCGGGCAATACGCCAGTGGCATCTCCAGAGTGCCGCACAGACCCGCTCATCGGACCGGCGCGCAGCATAACCTCTCCTCGATGGTTCCTACCGAAGTTATCGGCTGATCCAGCGGCGAGAATCAGTCTTGGGCATTGAAGTCAGAGCCCCACCGACTTAGCATATGTTCCGAAATGACAGAGCTATACGACACAAGACGCTATCTGACTCAGTTTGACGTAAGGCGGATTCCCAACCTGTTTGCCGATGTACTGGTTATCGGTAGCGGTGTGGCCGGCCTGCGGGCGGCCATCGAGGCCGCCAAATATGCTCCCGTTCTTCTGGTCACCAAGGGGCGGGTTGACGAGTCCAACACCGCCAGGGCTCAGGGTGGCATTGCGTCGGTCATGGCCCCTGATGATACCTTCGACGCCCACATCGAGGACACGTTAAGGGTCGGTTGCGGGTTGTGTGACCGCGCAGCGGTCGAGCGGATCGTCCGCGAAGGACCGTCGCGGATTCAGGAGCTGATCGAGTGGGGGGCGATATTCGACCGGCGACAGAGTATGCTGAGCCTTGGCTTGGAGGGCGGGCATTCGGCCCCTCGTATCGTGCACGCGATGGGCGACGCAACGGGCCTGGAAATCGCCAACACGCTTATCCGCGTTGCCAGGGCTTCCGAGCAGATCCGAATCTTTGAAGACTGTTTCACCATTGACTTGCTTGTGGATGAGGGTCGTTGCTGCGGCGTCACAACGTTTCATCGTCACTTCGGGCACCAGATCTTCTGGGCCAAGCAGGTCATTCTGGCCAGCGGCGGTTATGGGCAGGTTTACCGCGAATCGACCAATCCCCCGATCACAACGGGTGACGGGCATGCGATGGCGTATCGTGCCGGCGTTCCCTTGCGCGACATGGAGATGGTTCAGTTTCATCCAACGACGCTCTATGTGGCCGGGGCGACGCGGGCGCTTATCAGCGAGGCCGTGCGAGGCGAAGGCGCTTATCTTGTCGATCGCGAGGGACGTCGCTTTATGGAGGCGTATCACCCCGACATGGAGCTGGCCCCGCGCGACGTGGTCAGCCGGGCTATTCTCAGCGAAATGGCCAGACAAAACGTCACCTGCATGTACCTGGACGTCGGCCACCTGAACGTGGACAGGTTCCGCAAGCGATTCCCCACCATCTGTCGCTTGTGCGAGGAGTTTGATATCGACATCAGCAAGGATCGCATACCGGTGCGGCCGGCGGCACATTACATGATCGGCGGCTTGGTGGTGGACGAAAACACACGCACGCCGATATCTGGCCTGCTGGCATGTGGCGAAGTCGCCAGCAGCGGCGTTCACGGGGCCAATCGGCTGGCCAGTAATTCCCTGCTCGAAGGGCTGGTGTTCGGCCGGGTCGCCGGGACGGTCGCCGGCGAGGCGGCCGCCGGGACTAACGGACCGGCTCAACCAAAGCTGATTCGCAGCGAGGTAGAGCGGTCGCAACGAACTTCGCTTGACCTGGCGGATGTTCTGAATTCTCTCCGCAGCGTGATGTGGCGCAATGTCGGGATCGAACGTACGGGCGCCCGACTCGCCGAGACGGAGGAAATCATCCAGTTCTGGGGTCGATACATGATGGACAAACTGTTTGATGACCAGCTCGGCTGGGAGACGCAGAACCTGCTCACGGTCGCCCGGTTGATGACTGCCTCAGCACTGGCCCGCCAGGAGTCACGAGGTGTCCACTTTCGTACCGACTACCCGAATACGGATCCCAATTGGAACGGCCGACACGTCATCGTTGAGCGATGCGGTGGAAAGTTGAAGGTGGATGTGCAGTGAAGCCGACAGAGTCTTGGCTGCCGATCCGTGTCGACGCGCCTTCCTGTGCGGAGCTGCCGACGTTTCCTGAACCCATTCGCGGGTGCTTCTATGGCGACCATGTGCAGCAGTGAGATGAACACGGCACGATCAGCAACCCCTCCGCGACCACACGGTTCCACGTAGAGCCCGTTCTTGACCCGCAAGACCAATTCAGGATGACGGACATCGTAGCGATCCCCGCTGCTGGTAGCGGTGCGGAAAGACTCAAACGGCTTGCGCCTCAAGAAATCGTCAATGGCGTCAAGCGCCACAACAGGATCATTGTAGCTCAGCTCGATGCCAAGATCGCAGGCTATCTTGTCAAGTCTCGGGGATGAGAAACAAGATGGGATTCGCCGGAAGGGTACCGACATACCAGACCGTGCTGGTGTTCGTTGTGCCGGTTTTGGCGCCTTTGCCGATGTTGTTGCGCATGTTACGGAGTTGGGGACGGTCAGTTATTCCCGGGCTTGCCGGAAGGGCACGCTGCTTCGCAGGGCAGTAGCGGGCCTTGGTTAGTCATCCCCCTGGTCGGCCGATGGTTGTACGGACTTGTTCGGGGGTTACCGGTCGGATGAGGCCGCGGTCGGTGATGATGCCGTGAATCAACCCGGCAGGCGTGACGTCGAAAGCGGGATTGTAGCACTTGACGTCTTCGGGGGCGGTGAGCCTGCCGAAACCACGGCGGATCTCATTCTCGTCGCGAATCTCGATCGGGATGGCCGGGCCGTCGTCGATGGAGAGATCAAAGGTCGATCTCGGGGCCGCGATGTAGAACGGGATGCGATGGGCCTTCGCCAGAACCGCGAGGGAATAAGTGCCGATCTTGTTGGCCGAGTCGCCGTTGGCGGCGATGCGGTCGGCGCCGGTGATGACCAGGTTGATCTTGCCTTGAGCCATCAGCAGGCCGGCCGTGTTGTCGCAGATCACGGTGACGTCGACGCCCGCTCGCGACAGTTCCCAGGCCGTGAGGCGGGAACCCTGCAACAGCGGCCGTGTTTCGTCGGCGTACACGC harbors:
- the nadB gene encoding L-aspartate oxidase, translated to MTELYDTRRYLTQFDVRRIPNLFADVLVIGSGVAGLRAAIEAAKYAPVLLVTKGRVDESNTARAQGGIASVMAPDDTFDAHIEDTLRVGCGLCDRAAVERIVREGPSRIQELIEWGAIFDRRQSMLSLGLEGGHSAPRIVHAMGDATGLEIANTLIRVARASEQIRIFEDCFTIDLLVDEGRCCGVTTFHRHFGHQIFWAKQVILASGGYGQVYRESTNPPITTGDGHAMAYRAGVPLRDMEMVQFHPTTLYVAGATRALISEAVRGEGAYLVDREGRRFMEAYHPDMELAPRDVVSRAILSEMARQNVTCMYLDVGHLNVDRFRKRFPTICRLCEEFDIDISKDRIPVRPAAHYMIGGLVVDENTRTPISGLLACGEVASSGVHGANRLASNSLLEGLVFGRVAGTVAGEAAAGTNGPAQPKLIRSEVERSQRTSLDLADVLNSLRSVMWRNVGIERTGARLAETEEIIQFWGRYMMDKLFDDQLGWETQNLLTVARLMTASALARQESRGVHFRTDYPNTDPNWNGRHVIVERCGGKLKVDVQ